Part of the Paenibacillus aurantius genome, AGGGTCACCATCTGGTGGCACGGCTCCCACTGAAGACCGAGGTTGGGCTCGGGAACGGCGTTGAACATCATTTCCCAAGCGGTGGGGTTGTGGGCGATGTTCCAGTCTCCTCTCGACCAGTCCCCGTCCATGCTGCAGTTTTCGAAGGCAAGCCTTACCCCGCCCGCCGCCGCCCGCCGGGACAGTTCTCCGAACACCTCCCGGAAACGGGGCAGGGACTCCTCGATCGGTCTACCGGGAATGCGCCCGGTAAACCCGGCGACCAGATCGGTGCCGAACAGCGGAGCATGATCGATGAGACGCTCCCAGCTCGCCAGGCTGTCGGCATTCCGGCCTTCGCCGGTCAGGGGATTCCCGAAAATCCCCAGGCAGGAGATGACCGTGCCGTGCTTCTCCATCAGCTCCCCGACCCGTTTGGCCAGCTCCGGAAGGTCGGTGTCTCCGGTTGTCTGCCAGAAGGTCAGGCTGAAGCTCTCGAACCCGTGGGGGGCGATCTGGGGAATGATGCGCACAGCGCTGTCCCCGGACACCAGCGTTCCGATGCGGATGTTCTTCAAGTCGATTTCCTCCTCGAATGGTTATTGTATATAATGAATGTAACCGAAAAGACAGCTGTAATCTCTACAGGATCGTGCGATAAAGTTGCACAATATTGCTCTCGGAGGTGCAAGGTGACGGCCCTGTCCGAACTGAAGGAGAACACCGAGCTGAAGGGGAGAACGTTCCCGATCAACGTCTTTCCGAACCGGCCTGTCGGGGAGCAGGCCTTGTATTTGCACTGGCATGAGCACCTGGAGATCATCTATATGCGAAGCGGCCAGGCCGTCTTCGACATCGGCGGCCGGACCTATCCGGCGGAAGCCGGCGACCTGCTGTTCGTGAATTCCCGCGAGCTGCATTCCGGCTTCTCGGTGAACAATACACGGGTCGAATTTCACGCGATTGTCTTCAGCCCCTCTCTGCTCGGAAGCCAGGAGCCGGACCCGCTTCACGGCCAGTTCGTTCTGCCTTTTCTGGAAGGCAGCCGAAGGTTTCCGGGCCGGATCGGCCGCGGGGATAAGCTCTACCGGGCGTTCGCCGGTCCGGTGAAGGCGGTGCTCGCCGAATTCGAACGGCGGCAGCCGGGCTACGAGCTGGCGATCCGGGCCCAGCTTCATCTGCTGCTCGCCGCCGCGCTCCGGCACCAGACCGGACTTGGAGCTCCGGAAACGGGAGCACAAGGGCAGGAGCGGAAGCTTCAGCGGTTCGAGAAGCTTTTTCCTTACATCAAGGAGCACTACCCTTCCCGGATTTCCGTGGAGGAGGCCGCCTCCCTCGTCAGCATGAGCCCGTTTCACTTCTGCAAAACGTTCAAGAAGCTTACTGGCCGCACCTTCGTGGAGTTCGTCAACCTTCACCGGGTGAACGAGGCGGAGAGGCTTCTCCGGGAAACGGGACTTACCGTTACGGAGGTGGCCGAACGGGTGGGCTTCTGCAGCATTAATTATTTCGACCGCACGTTTAAGCAGTACAAGCATTACAACCCGTCGCGCTGCCGGCGCCAGGAGCGTGAATAGGCGCGGGAGCCGGAAGCCCCGGCTCGGTGGATCACCCGGCCGTTAAACGGAGCTTGGCGGGGACCTAGCTTTATCCGATAATCCGAAATCCAGGCCATGGCCGGTTCCTGCCGGAACACAGCTGAACGCCCTACAGAGGCGGAGGGACCGCCGGTCCCTTCCCGCCTTCGGGTTCTACTATCGCCATCCAAATCCCAGCAAAAGAGGTAACCGATCATGAGCTTAGTACCCGTTCCCTTCTTCTCGAGCACTTTGTTCCGCCGTCAAACCTGCTTTGTTTATCTGCCGCCGGGCTACGAATCGTCCGATCAGCATTACCCGACGATCTATTTGCTTCACGGGCTGTACGGATCCGAGTCCGACTGGACGCAGAAGGGGGGAGCCGAAGCCACGCTGGATCGTCTCCTGGCCGCCGGGGAGCTGCGCGAGTGCATCGTCGTCATGCCGAATGACGGCGGCTACGGGCACGGCACCTTCTACCTCGACTGGTACGACGGAACGGGGAACTTCGAGCAGTACATTACCGATGACCTCGTTCCCTTCATTGACTCGCATTATCGTACCCTGCCCGCCCCGGAATCGAGAGCGATCGGGGGATTGTCCATGGGCGGGTTCGGAGCGTTCTATCTAGCCCTTCGCCATCCGGAGCTGTTCGGAGCAGCCTCCTCCTTGTCGGGAGCGATCGGCTCGCCTTCGCTCTTGTCGTTCAAGGACTACTCCCGCTCGGAGTTCCCCCGGATGCTCGGGCCGGTTACCGGTCCTTACGCCCGCGAACGGGACCTCGCCCGGCTCGTCGAGCAGCGGGCGAAAGAGGGGGCCCTGCCGCAGCTGCATTTCACATGCGGGACCGAGGATTACCTGTATCCGCTCAGCTGCGGGTTCAAGGTTCACCTCGAAGGGCTTGGGGTCGGTCATGAATACACAGAATACCCCGGGGCCCATACGTGGGACTACTGGTCGGAGCATCTGCCGGAAACGCTGCGTTTTATGGAAAAAGCTTTTGCCGCCAAAGAGGCGGAAAGCAGCTGACGCAGAGGAGCTTCCGCGGCACCGCATGGGCGGCGCCCGGGTCCAAGCCCTGCGATACCGCTTCGGCCTAGGGGTTCAAGCCTGCTTGGCGCATCGGCTTATCGAACTAATCTCCGCGATGCTGTTAAGATAGCGGCCGCGGGGACGGATGCCCGAATGGCTGCAGATGGATAGGGGCCGGGGGATGGATGCCCGTTTGCGGGAAGGACGGCTCGGCTGCATGAGTTCAGCCGGGACCGGCCTTTTGTTTTTAAGGCGGGGTGACGCTGTTTTAAAGTCCGGCGGGAACGTTAAGGATAAGAGGGCGAACTGGTTAGGGCGTAAGGATTGGCTGGCGCCGGGGCGAACGCCCTTGACAAACGCTTTTTATTCATACATAATGAAACTATCAAATAGACATTATCGAAACGGAGGCGGAGGAAATGAAGGCCCTTCTGGTCATCGATTACACGGTGGATTTCGTAACTGGAAAGCTTCCCGTCGGGCAGCCGGCGCTGGACATTGAAGAGAGGATCGCTGCTCTGACTGAGGAATTCGTGGAGTGCGGGGATTACGTCGTGATGGCGGTGGATGTGCACGAGGAGAATGACCCGGACCATCCGGAGACGAAGCTTTTTCCTCCTCACAATATCCGGGGGACCGAGGGACGGGACCTGTACGGCCGTTTGCGGGAAGTGTACGAGAACAATAAGAACCGAATCGAGTGGATGGATAAAACCCGGTACAGCGCGTTTCACGAGACCGGCCTCGATGAAGAGCTGAAGAAACGCGGCATCCGGGAGCTTCATCTGGCGGGGGTCTGCACCGACATCTGTGTGCTGCATACAGCAGTGGATGCGTACAACAAAGGCTATTCGCTTGTGATTCACCGCGGCGCGGCCGCCAGCTTTAATGCGGCGGGACACGCTTGGGCGCTGGAGCATTTTGCGGGAACGCTCGGGGCGGAAATAACGGACTGACCGGGTGGCCATTCTAATAAGAAAGAATCGAGAGGGGCGGCAATCATGACCCATTCGCATTACGCGCTTCATACGGACAAATACCAGATCAACATGCTGTATGCTCATTGGTTTCACGGTACCCACAACCAGAGGGCGGTGTTCGATGTGTTCTATCGGAAGCAGCCTTTCGGCAACGGCTTTGCCGTCTTCGCCGGTCTGGAAAGACTGGTTCACTACTTGAACGAGCTGCGGTTTAAGGAGGAGGAAATCGCCTACCTGGCGGAGCAGGAGGAAGGGTACGACCCGCGGTTCTTCGAAGAGCTCCGGAATTTCCGCTTCACGGGGACGCTTCATGCGATGGAGGAAGGGACGATCGTGTTCCCGAACGAGCCGTTGATCCGGGTGGAGGCCAGGGTGTTCGAGGCTCAGCTGATCGAGACGGCACTGCTGAATTTCGTCAACTTCCAGACTCTAATTGCCACGAAGGCGGCCCGGATCAAGCAGGTGGCCGGGCAGGATAGGCTGCTCGAGTTCGGCACCCGGCGGGCGCAGGAGGCGGACGCCGCGGTATGGGGCGCGCGGGCCACATATGTGGCGGGCTTCGACGCCACCTCGAACATGCAGGCGGGGATGAGGTTCGGCATTCCGACCAAGGGGACGCATGCCCATGCGTGGGTGCAGAATCACCGGACGGAGCTGGAGGCCTTCGAGCGGTTCGCCGAGGCGCTGCCCGATCAGGTCACCCTGCTGGTGGATACGTACGACACGCTGAAATTTGGCGTTCCCGATGCCATCACCGTCGGCTTGAAGATGAAAGAGAAGGGTAAGACGCTGAAGGGCATCCGGCTGGACAGCGGAGACCTGACCTACTTGTCGATTCAGGCCCGGCGCATGCTGGACGAAGCGGGGCTGACCGAGACCCGGATTACCGCGTCGAACGATCTGGATGAGAATACGATTTTTGAGATCAAGGCCCAGGGGGCCCGCATCGACATCTGGGGAGTGGGCACCCAGCTCATTACCGGAGGCAGCCAGCCGGCGCTCGGCGGCGTCTACAAATTGGTCGCCCGGGAGGAGAACGGGGAGCTCGTCCCGACCATTAAGATCTCGGGGAACCCGGAGAAAATCACGAACCCCGGCATCAAGGACGTCTACCGCATCATCAGCCGCAAGACCGGTCGGGCCGAGGGCGATTACATTACGCTTCACGGGGACGAGGATGTCCCGCACGGCAAGCCCATCCGGCTGTTCAACCCCACCCACACCTTTATTCAGAAAACGGTGTCGGATTACGAGGCTGTCCCGCTGCTTAAGCCGATCTACGTGGAAGGCAAGCAGGTCTATGAGCTGCCGACCCTGGACCGGATCCGCGAGCTTCACCGGGAGCAGATGTCGTGGTTCTGGCCGGAATATTTACGCCGGCTGAACCCGGAGGTCTACCCCGTCGATCTCAGCCAGAAGGCCTGGGACATGAAGATGGACCTGATCCGGAGCCATCTGGAGCCTAAGGAATAAGGCCGCGTATGCCTGACTACGTAAAAAAGCTCATCTTCCCTCGCGGGACGGTGAGCTTTTTAATAGTAAATCAGGAAAAAAACCGGTTCGGCAGGTGAGCCGGTCCGAATGGGAAGGGATACCGGCTGAGAAAGGCCGGTGGAGGAAAGCCCGCCGCGGTCAGCCCCGGTCCCGGTTCGTCATCTGCTGCCAGACGGACCCTGCGGCCGCTTCGCCTCCCTCGATCCGCTCAAGCGCCAGCTGGGCCTGCATGCGGACTTCGAATTCGGGGTCGTCCTGCGCTTCGCGAAGGGCGGGAACTGCGGATTCGTCTCCGGCCTCGTACAGGAAGCGGGCGGCTCTCCAGCGAACGAGCTTGTTGGAGTCCTTCAAGGCTTCCGCCATCGCCGGGCCGGCTTCGGGGAAGCCCAGGTCCGACAGAGTATCCCCCGCTGTCCGGCGGACCACCGCGGAGGAATCCTTAAGCGCCCGGTACAGATAGGGGAGGACAACAGGGTCCTTCAGATCGCCCAGGTAAACGGCGGCGAGCCGGCGGATGGACGTCTGCGGATCCTCAAGGGCTTTGGCCAGAAGCGGCAAGGATTCCGCCTCGGGCTTCATCCGCTGAAGGGCCGCATACCGCCGCCGCCAGTCGGGATCGTTCAGGGCTTCCTTCAGCTCCGCTTCCCCGGTCGCTTCCTCGACCACCGTTTCGCCCGGATCCAATTGAGCGGCGAGAACCCGCAGCTCCTGCAGCCGGGCCTCGTCGTAGGCCGCGTCCAGCTCGCGGACCACCTCATCCAGTACCTCCTGCAGGTCGCCGTACCGGACGCCATGCTCATTCAGCTGGCGTTCCCGGATCAGGTTGGGGGAGGAGAGGCCTGCTTCCATCGCGGCTTCTACGAACCGGGCGGGCAGGGAGGCCCGCTTCTCTTCCTCGCCAGCGCTTACCCTTACCTGCATGGGAATGCCGCGGAAGGTTTGGACGAGCACCTTTACCTCCCCGTAGGCCGGATCCGCCTCCGCCGCCTCCCCTTCCGCCAGGGCGGGGGAGAGGGACGCCGGAGCGCCCTCGGCGGTGCCGAGAATCCGGCGGGATTCCGCCAGGATGGACGGCCAATCCCCTTTCGGATGCCGGTCGAGGGCCAGGAAATCCGCCGCGTGGTACAGACCCGTGACGCCCGGGATGGAAAGCAGCTCTTGGACGAAGGGAGGGGCCTCTTCCCGGTTATCCGGCGTGTAGGTGAGGCGCCTGCCCTCCGGCAGTTTCTCGTCCAGGGTCAGCTTCATCGTATTGGGACTGGGGGTCGGTTCGATCGAAACGATCTTCATCTCGTTTCCTCCTCCGGTTTGGATTCATATAAGAACAAAAGGGCGGCTGAACGTCAGCACACCCGTTGAAGGGATAAAAAAGACCCGGCGCCTAAGCAGGCCGCCGGGTTTGCCGCTTAGCGCCGGCCGCGCTTGGCTCCGCCGCCTGCAGGCCGCTTGCCGCCGGCACTCCGGCCGCCGCTCGGCCGCGGGGCACCGCCGCTGCGTCCCGCGCTGCCGGAGCGCCCGGCTGCGCCTCCGCCGCGCGCCGAGGCACCGCGCGGAGTGCGCGGCGACGAGCTCCACTCGCCGGCGTCACGCCCGCGGTCGCTCCGGCGGCTGTCGCCGCGCTCCGCGCTCCGCGGCCCGCCATCGCCGCCGCGTGCTCCGCGGCTTGCCCCGGCGGCTCCGCGCGTGCCGCGGCCCTCGCTGCGCAGGCCGTCCGCTCCCGCCCGGCGTCCGCCCGGGCTGGCGCTGCGCTCGCCGTAGCCGCGCTCCTCCGCTGCAGCACCGCCTGCCGTCCGCTTACCGCGGCCGGGCTCGCGGAAGCCGTCCGCCTCCGCTCCCGCCGCGCGTCCAGCCGTGCGCGCGCGGCGCCCGTCTTCGCTTATGCCGCGCGCGCCGCGGCTCTCCTCGCCGGAGCTGCCCGGCCGGCGGCCTTCGCCCCAGCCGCTGGCGTAGCCTCGTCCGCCGGCTCTTGCCGCTGCGCGTCCGCCTCCGCCGCGTGCCGCTCCCCTGCGGCCGCCTTCGCCGCGGGAGCCCCGTCC contains:
- a CDS encoding cysteine hydrolase family protein, whose translation is MKALLVIDYTVDFVTGKLPVGQPALDIEERIAALTEEFVECGDYVVMAVDVHEENDPDHPETKLFPPHNIRGTEGRDLYGRLREVYENNKNRIEWMDKTRYSAFHETGLDEELKKRGIRELHLAGVCTDICVLHTAVDAYNKGYSLVIHRGAAASFNAAGHAWALEHFAGTLGAEITD
- a CDS encoding alpha/beta hydrolase, which gives rise to MSLVPVPFFSSTLFRRQTCFVYLPPGYESSDQHYPTIYLLHGLYGSESDWTQKGGAEATLDRLLAAGELRECIVVMPNDGGYGHGTFYLDWYDGTGNFEQYITDDLVPFIDSHYRTLPAPESRAIGGLSMGGFGAFYLALRHPELFGAASSLSGAIGSPSLLSFKDYSRSEFPRMLGPVTGPYARERDLARLVEQRAKEGALPQLHFTCGTEDYLYPLSCGFKVHLEGLGVGHEYTEYPGAHTWDYWSEHLPETLRFMEKAFAAKEAESS
- a CDS encoding nicotinate phosphoribosyltransferase — protein: MTHSHYALHTDKYQINMLYAHWFHGTHNQRAVFDVFYRKQPFGNGFAVFAGLERLVHYLNELRFKEEEIAYLAEQEEGYDPRFFEELRNFRFTGTLHAMEEGTIVFPNEPLIRVEARVFEAQLIETALLNFVNFQTLIATKAARIKQVAGQDRLLEFGTRRAQEADAAVWGARATYVAGFDATSNMQAGMRFGIPTKGTHAHAWVQNHRTELEAFERFAEALPDQVTLLVDTYDTLKFGVPDAITVGLKMKEKGKTLKGIRLDSGDLTYLSIQARRMLDEAGLTETRITASNDLDENTIFEIKAQGARIDIWGVGTQLITGGSQPALGGVYKLVAREENGELVPTIKISGNPEKITNPGIKDVYRIISRKTGRAEGDYITLHGDEDVPHGKPIRLFNPTHTFIQKTVSDYEAVPLLKPIYVEGKQVYELPTLDRIRELHREQMSWFWPEYLRRLNPEVYPVDLSQKAWDMKMDLIRSHLEPKE
- a CDS encoding sugar phosphate isomerase/epimerase family protein, whose protein sequence is MKNIRIGTLVSGDSAVRIIPQIAPHGFESFSLTFWQTTGDTDLPELAKRVGELMEKHGTVISCLGIFGNPLTGEGRNADSLASWERLIDHAPLFGTDLVAGFTGRIPGRPIEESLPRFREVFGELSRRAAAGGVRLAFENCSMDGDWSRGDWNIAHNPTAWEMMFNAVPEPNLGLQWEPCHQMVTLIDPIPQLRKWMPKIFHVHGKDATIAWDIVREYGTGGPKEYVWHRTPGFGDTNWTDVISILRQHGYQGSIDIEGYHDPVYAGDWEMTGQVHGLTYLKQCRGGSFVPNPV
- a CDS encoding conserved virulence factor C family protein; protein product: MKIVSIEPTPSPNTMKLTLDEKLPEGRRLTYTPDNREEAPPFVQELLSIPGVTGLYHAADFLALDRHPKGDWPSILAESRRILGTAEGAPASLSPALAEGEAAEADPAYGEVKVLVQTFRGIPMQVRVSAGEEEKRASLPARFVEAAMEAGLSSPNLIRERQLNEHGVRYGDLQEVLDEVVRELDAAYDEARLQELRVLAAQLDPGETVVEEATGEAELKEALNDPDWRRRYAALQRMKPEAESLPLLAKALEDPQTSIRRLAAVYLGDLKDPVVLPYLYRALKDSSAVVRRTAGDTLSDLGFPEAGPAMAEALKDSNKLVRWRAARFLYEAGDESAVPALREAQDDPEFEVRMQAQLALERIEGGEAAAGSVWQQMTNRDRG
- a CDS encoding helix-turn-helix transcriptional regulator; translation: MTALSELKENTELKGRTFPINVFPNRPVGEQALYLHWHEHLEIIYMRSGQAVFDIGGRTYPAEAGDLLFVNSRELHSGFSVNNTRVEFHAIVFSPSLLGSQEPDPLHGQFVLPFLEGSRRFPGRIGRGDKLYRAFAGPVKAVLAEFERRQPGYELAIRAQLHLLLAAALRHQTGLGAPETGAQGQERKLQRFEKLFPYIKEHYPSRISVEEAASLVSMSPFHFCKTFKKLTGRTFVEFVNLHRVNEAERLLRETGLTVTEVAERVGFCSINYFDRTFKQYKHYNPSRCRRQERE